A section of the Rhizobium sp. BG4 genome encodes:
- a CDS encoding MFS transporter, whose amino-acid sequence MSSSYRWVIVAAGALMTCVALGAMFSLAIFQTPIATDTGWSHTGIASAMTLNFIVMGIGGFMWGALSDRFGPRPVVLIGALLLGLALVLASRAGSLMQFQLTYGVLVGISASAFFAPMIASTTEWFEENRGLAVSLVSAGMGVAPMTISPLARALISAYDWRTAMLIIGIGAWVLLIPAALLVRRAPSPASDTGMVEAAGGERPALGKIFRSPQFLVLGGTFFACCAAHSGPIFHMVSYATICGVAPMAAVSIYSVEGLAGLGGRLLYGGLADKFGVKPVLVAGLLVQAAALATYLAVSELGQFYALAVIFGSAYGGVMPLYAVLAREYFGPRVIGTVFGAATMLSSIGMAFGPLIGGWIFDTYQNYSWLFIGSALVGLGAAAIALAFPPLPRGKQAATLGTA is encoded by the coding sequence ATGAGCAGTTCCTATCGTTGGGTCATCGTCGCCGCCGGCGCCCTGATGACATGCGTTGCGCTCGGCGCAATGTTTTCTCTCGCCATCTTTCAGACGCCGATCGCCACCGATACCGGCTGGTCGCATACCGGCATTGCCAGCGCCATGACGCTGAACTTCATCGTCATGGGTATCGGCGGCTTCATGTGGGGTGCTTTGAGCGACCGCTTCGGGCCCCGCCCCGTCGTGCTGATCGGGGCGCTGCTTCTCGGGTTGGCGCTGGTTCTCGCCAGCCGGGCGGGATCGCTGATGCAGTTTCAATTGACCTACGGCGTCCTCGTCGGGATTTCGGCGAGCGCCTTCTTCGCGCCGATGATCGCGTCGACGACCGAGTGGTTCGAGGAGAACCGCGGGCTGGCGGTATCACTGGTTTCGGCGGGCATGGGCGTTGCGCCGATGACGATCTCGCCGCTCGCCCGGGCGCTGATCTCGGCATACGACTGGCGCACGGCGATGCTGATCATCGGCATCGGCGCCTGGGTCCTGCTGATCCCGGCCGCTTTGCTCGTACGCCGCGCGCCCTCTCCGGCGAGTGACACAGGCATGGTGGAAGCAGCAGGCGGCGAGCGCCCGGCGCTCGGCAAGATCTTCCGCTCACCGCAGTTCCTGGTGCTCGGCGGCACGTTCTTTGCCTGTTGCGCGGCCCATTCCGGGCCGATCTTCCATATGGTGAGCTACGCGACGATCTGCGGCGTGGCGCCGATGGCGGCGGTCAGCATCTACAGCGTCGAGGGGCTTGCGGGTCTCGGCGGTCGCCTGCTCTACGGCGGCCTGGCGGACAAGTTCGGCGTCAAGCCGGTGCTGGTTGCCGGGCTTCTGGTGCAGGCGGCGGCGCTGGCAACCTATCTGGCGGTCAGCGAACTCGGACAGTTCTACGCGCTCGCGGTGATCTTCGGCAGCGCCTATGGCGGGGTCATGCCGCTCTATGCGGTGCTGGCGCGCGAATATTTCGGACCGAGGGTGATCGGCACGGTGTTCGGGGCCGCGACGATGCTGTCGAGCATCGGCATGGCCTTCGGGCCGCTGATCGGCGGCTGGATCTTCGATACCTACCAGAACTACTCGTGGCTGTTCATCGGCTCGGCGCTGGTGGGGCTCGGTGCGGCGGCTATCGCGCTCGCGTTTCCGCCGTTGCCGCGGGGTAAGCAGGCGGCGACGTTGGGGACTGCCTAA
- a CDS encoding patatin-like phospholipase family protein translates to MQQAGIVNSVIPATDGLTPVSGMPTVAVAFGGGGARGLAHIHIIETLDELGIRPVAISGSSIGAIMGAGMAAGMTGEAIREHALMTVGNKTAVVSRIWGLRPQTVRDAVAKGIRIGQFNLERILKAFLPADLPDRFEDLLVPMQVITTDYYGQSEVIIDHGQLFPALAASSSIPAVFMPVRMNDRVMIDGGISNPVPYECLMDVADIVIGIDVVGAPEGDGTHIPNRMESIFGSGQLMMQTAITLKLKIQPPHIFLRPTVGRTGVMDFLKAREVLAMSAGVKDDLKRALEQQFEARIKA, encoded by the coding sequence GTGCAGCAGGCAGGTATTGTGAATAGCGTGATACCTGCCACGGATGGCCTGACGCCCGTCAGCGGCATGCCGACCGTCGCAGTCGCCTTCGGCGGCGGCGGTGCCCGCGGCCTCGCCCATATTCACATCATCGAAACGCTGGATGAGCTCGGCATTCGCCCTGTGGCGATCTCGGGCTCGTCGATCGGCGCCATCATGGGCGCCGGCATGGCGGCCGGGATGACCGGCGAGGCGATCCGCGAACACGCGTTGATGACCGTCGGCAACAAGACCGCCGTCGTCAGCCGCATCTGGGGCCTGCGCCCGCAGACGGTGCGCGATGCCGTTGCAAAGGGCATCCGCATCGGCCAGTTCAATCTGGAGCGCATCCTCAAGGCTTTCCTGCCCGCAGACCTGCCGGATCGCTTCGAAGACCTGCTCGTGCCCATGCAGGTGATCACCACCGATTATTACGGCCAGAGTGAAGTCATCATCGACCACGGCCAGCTCTTCCCGGCACTTGCCGCATCCTCCTCGATCCCCGCCGTCTTCATGCCCGTGCGCATGAACGACCGCGTCATGATCGACGGCGGCATCAGCAACCCCGTTCCCTATGAATGCCTGATGGATGTCGCCGATATCGTCATCGGCATCGATGTCGTCGGCGCCCCCGAAGGCGACGGCACCCATATCCCGAACCGCATGGAAAGCATCTTCGGCTCGGGCCAACTGATGATGCAGACAGCGATCACGCTGAAGCTGAAGATCCAGCCGCCGCACATCTTCCTGCGCCCCACGGTCGGCCGCACCGGCGTCATGGATTTCCTCAAGGCCCGCGAAGTGCTCGCCATGTCCGCGGGCGTCAAGGACGACCTGAAGCGCGCACTCGAGCAGCAATTCGAGGCGCGCATCAAGGCTTAG
- a CDS encoding nucleoside deaminase — MEMALEEARAAGERGEVPIGAVVVLDGAVVGRSGNRTRERNDVTAHAEIAAIRMACEELGQERLTGADLYVSLEPCTMCAAAISFARIRRLYYGAEDPKGGAVDNGVRFYAQPTCHHAPEVYSGLNETEAADILRTFFAGKRETP; from the coding sequence ATGGAGATGGCGCTCGAGGAAGCGCGCGCTGCCGGCGAGCGTGGCGAGGTGCCGATCGGCGCCGTCGTGGTGCTTGATGGCGCCGTCGTTGGCCGCTCCGGAAACCGCACCCGCGAACGCAACGACGTCACCGCCCATGCCGAGATTGCGGCGATCCGCATGGCCTGCGAGGAGCTTGGACAGGAGCGCCTGACGGGGGCCGATCTCTATGTTTCGCTGGAGCCCTGCACGATGTGCGCAGCGGCGATCTCCTTTGCCCGCATCCGGCGCCTCTATTACGGCGCCGAGGATCCGAAGGGCGGCGCAGTCGACAACGGCGTGCGCTTCTATGCGCAACCGACCTGCCATCATGCACCGGAGGTCTATTCGGGTTTGAACGAGACGGAGGCTGCGGATATCCTCAGGACGTTCTTTGCTGGAAAGCGGGAGACGCCATGA
- a CDS encoding monovalent cation:proton antiporter-2 (CPA2) family protein → MSAPNAFFSETILLLGGAVVAAPIFKKLGLGTVLGYLAAGVVIGPVFHGITDGEQILGVAELGVVFLLFIIGLELKPSRLWQMRRDIFGLGTAQVLLTGLALTALAYVSGVLEWRGSIVAGFGLALSSTAFAMQILEGTGEVNTKYGQRSFSVLLLQDLAIVPLLALITVLGGGGSQGGDQPFLDFGIAIGAVVAMIVMGRYLLTPLFQVIARTGAREAMIAAALFVVMGSATLMQFAGLSMAMGAFLSGIMLAESSYRHELEADIEPFRGVLLAIFFIAVGLSLELEVLVDNALFIVAAVPVIMAVKAAVIYGLCRATGSPHNDAIRIAFLLPQGGEFGFVLFTAAATAGLMPSSTASLLVAIVTLTMALTPIGSALSRRLLKGDEHEELDEDFVGAGADVLMVGFSRFGQIAAQILLAGGRDVTVIDFSADRIRQASSFGFRIYFGDGTRKDVLRSAGIDKAKIVVVCTQKREITDKVVELVQADYPHAKLFVRSYDRIHSIALRNQNVDYELRETLESGLLFGRRTLEALGVGEAEAYEIGEDIRRRDEERLVLQVSEGLQAGRDMLFSHPVRPEPLVKPKRAMEMDEDPLAGPADVTADA, encoded by the coding sequence ATGTCTGCCCCCAACGCCTTCTTTTCCGAGACGATTTTGCTGCTTGGTGGCGCCGTCGTCGCTGCGCCGATTTTCAAGAAGCTGGGGCTAGGCACCGTGCTCGGCTATCTCGCTGCCGGCGTGGTGATCGGCCCGGTTTTCCACGGCATCACCGATGGCGAGCAGATTCTCGGCGTGGCCGAACTCGGCGTCGTCTTCCTGCTGTTCATCATCGGCCTGGAGCTGAAGCCTTCGCGCCTCTGGCAGATGCGCCGCGACATTTTCGGCCTCGGCACGGCGCAGGTGCTGCTGACGGGACTGGCGCTGACGGCGCTCGCCTATGTCTCCGGCGTGCTGGAATGGCGCGGCAGTATCGTCGCCGGCTTCGGCCTGGCGCTCTCCTCCACCGCCTTCGCCATGCAGATCCTCGAGGGCACCGGGGAAGTGAATACCAAATACGGGCAGCGCTCGTTCTCGGTACTGCTGCTGCAGGATCTGGCGATCGTGCCGCTACTGGCGCTGATCACCGTGCTCGGTGGCGGCGGCAGCCAGGGCGGCGATCAGCCGTTCCTCGATTTCGGGATCGCGATCGGCGCGGTCGTGGCGATGATCGTCATGGGGCGCTATCTGCTGACCCCGCTGTTCCAGGTGATTGCGCGCACCGGCGCCCGCGAGGCGATGATTGCCGCCGCCCTCTTCGTCGTCATGGGTTCGGCGACGCTGATGCAGTTTGCCGGTCTCTCCATGGCGATGGGTGCGTTCCTGTCCGGCATCATGCTGGCGGAATCCTCCTACCGGCATGAGCTTGAGGCCGATATCGAGCCTTTCCGCGGCGTGCTTCTCGCTATCTTCTTCATCGCCGTCGGGCTCTCGCTGGAGCTCGAGGTGCTGGTCGACAATGCGCTGTTCATCGTTGCCGCCGTGCCTGTGATCATGGCAGTGAAGGCCGCGGTCATCTATGGGCTCTGCCGCGCTACGGGGTCGCCGCACAACGATGCGATCCGTATCGCCTTCCTGCTGCCGCAGGGCGGTGAGTTCGGCTTCGTGCTGTTCACCGCCGCGGCCACCGCGGGCCTGATGCCATCGAGCACGGCCTCGCTGCTGGTCGCCATCGTGACGCTGACGATGGCGCTGACGCCGATCGGCTCGGCGCTTTCGAGGCGCCTGTTGAAGGGCGACGAGCATGAGGAGCTGGACGAGGATTTCGTCGGCGCCGGTGCCGATGTGCTGATGGTCGGCTTCTCGCGTTTCGGCCAGATCGCGGCGCAGATCTTGCTTGCCGGCGGCCGCGACGTGACGGTCATCGACTTCTCCGCCGACCGCATCCGCCAGGCATCGTCCTTCGGCTTCCGCATCTATTTCGGCGACGGGACGCGCAAGGATGTGCTGCGCTCGGCGGGCATCGACAAGGCGAAGATCGTCGTCGTCTGTACGCAGAAGCGGGAGATCACCGACAAGGTGGTGGAGCTCGTGCAGGCCGATTATCCGCACGCAAAACTCTTCGTGCGCTCCTATGACCGCATCCACTCGATCGCGCTGCGCAATCAGAATGTCGACTACGAGCTGCGCGAAACGCTGGAATCCGGTCTGCTCTTCGGCCGCCGGACGCTGGAGGCTCTCGGTGTCGGCGAAGCGGAAGCCTATGAAATCGGCGAGGATATCCGCCGCCGCGACGAGGAGCGGCTGGTGCTGCAGGTCTCGGAAGGATTGCAGGCCGGGCGCGACATGCTGTTTTCGCATCCGGTGCGGCCGGAGCCGCTGGTCAAGCCGAAGCGCGCGATGGAGATGGACGAGGATCCCTTGGCCGGACCCGCTGACGTCACCGCTGACGCCTAA
- a CDS encoding DUF3311 domain-containing protein → MDKRFGTAACWLLVIPYIGLLWVPFYNFREPSLFGFPFFYWYQLAWVPITAFLTWIAYRSMRNDD, encoded by the coding sequence ATGGATAAAAGGTTTGGAACAGCGGCCTGCTGGCTGCTCGTCATTCCCTATATCGGGCTCCTCTGGGTGCCCTTCTACAATTTCCGTGAGCCGTCGCTCTTCGGCTTTCCGTTCTTCTACTGGTACCAGCTCGCATGGGTGCCGATCACCGCTTTCCTGACCTGGATCGCCTATCGGAGCATGCGCAATGACGACTGA
- the ileS gene encoding isoleucine--tRNA ligase, translating to MTDTAEKIDYSKTLYLPETDFPMRAGLPQKEPEIVAKWQQMNLYKKLRASAAGREKFVLHDGPPYANGNIHIGHALNKILKDVITRSFQMRGFDSNYVPGWDCHGLPIEWKIEEENYRAKGKAKPDLTEPAAMIEFRRECRAYAEKWIGIQGSEFQRLGIIGDFENPYLTMNFHAESRIAGELLKIAKSGQLYRGSKPIMWSVVERTALAEAEVEYHDYESDTIWVKFPVVKGPAALDNAFVVIWTTTPWTIPGNRAIAYSARVSYGLYEVTAAENDFGPQPGEKLVFADKLAEESFAKAKLQYKRLSDVTAADLAGITCAHPLKGQGGGYEFGVPLLDGDHVTDDAGTGFVHTAPSHGREDFDVWTSSVRELDARGIDTRIPFPVDDGGFYTADAPGFEGARVIDDNGKKGDANDRVIKALIERSALFARGRLKHQYPHSWRSKKPVIFRNTPQWFVYMDKDLKDGTTLRTRALKAIDDTRFVPAAGQNRLRAMIEQRPDWVLSRQRAWGVPICVFVDEQGEVLKDDAVNQRILDAFDAEGADAWFAEGAKERFLGNEHDPAQWKQVMDILDVWFDSGSTHTFTLEDRPDLKWPADLYLEGSDQHRGWFHSSLLESAATRGRAPYNAVLTHGFTMDEKGEKMSKSKGNVTSPQEVMKDAGADILRLWVMTSDYADDLRVGKTIIQTNVDAYRKLRNTIRWMLGTLAHDKGETIALADLPELEQLMLHRLAELDQVVRENYDAFDFKKIARALIDFSNVELSAFYFDIRKDALYCDAPSSLRRRSALYVIRMIFDCMVTWLAPMLPFTTEEAWLSRNPSAVSVHLEQFPAIPADWKNEALAEKWKKVRAIRSVVTGALEIERKDKRIGSSLEAAPAVHIADAELKAALEGLDFSEICITSDIAIDGAEGSADAFRLPEVPGVSVEPKLAEGVKCARSWRITKDVGSDEKYPDVSARDAAALRELGL from the coding sequence ATGACCGACACAGCCGAAAAGATCGACTACTCGAAGACCCTCTATCTGCCCGAAACCGACTTCCCGATGCGCGCCGGTCTGCCGCAGAAGGAGCCGGAAATCGTTGCCAAGTGGCAGCAGATGAACCTCTACAAGAAGCTGCGCGCTTCGGCCGCCGGCCGCGAGAAGTTCGTGCTCCACGACGGCCCGCCCTATGCCAACGGCAACATCCATATCGGCCACGCGCTGAACAAGATCCTCAAGGACGTCATCACCCGCTCGTTCCAGATGCGCGGTTTCGACTCCAACTATGTTCCGGGCTGGGACTGCCACGGCCTGCCGATCGAGTGGAAGATCGAGGAAGAGAACTACCGCGCCAAGGGCAAGGCCAAGCCTGACCTGACCGAGCCGGCCGCAATGATCGAGTTCCGCCGCGAATGCCGCGCCTATGCCGAAAAGTGGATCGGCATCCAGGGCAGCGAGTTCCAGCGCCTCGGCATCATCGGCGATTTCGAAAACCCCTACCTGACGATGAACTTCCACGCGGAAAGCCGCATCGCCGGCGAGCTCCTGAAGATCGCCAAGTCGGGCCAGCTCTACCGCGGCTCCAAGCCGATCATGTGGTCGGTCGTCGAGCGCACGGCGCTGGCGGAAGCCGAAGTCGAGTATCACGACTACGAAAGCGACACGATCTGGGTGAAGTTCCCGGTCGTGAAGGGTCCGGCTGCGCTCGATAACGCCTTCGTCGTCATCTGGACGACCACGCCCTGGACGATCCCCGGCAACCGGGCGATCGCCTATTCGGCGCGCGTCTCCTACGGCCTCTACGAAGTCACCGCTGCCGAGAACGATTTCGGACCGCAGCCGGGCGAAAAGCTCGTCTTTGCCGACAAGCTCGCCGAGGAGTCCTTCGCCAAGGCAAAGCTGCAGTACAAGCGCCTCTCGGATGTGACGGCTGCCGATCTCGCAGGCATCACCTGCGCCCATCCGCTGAAGGGCCAGGGCGGCGGCTACGAATTCGGTGTCCCGCTGCTCGATGGCGACCACGTCACCGACGATGCCGGTACCGGTTTCGTCCACACCGCGCCGTCCCACGGCCGCGAGGACTTTGACGTCTGGACCTCGTCGGTCCGCGAGCTCGATGCCCGCGGCATCGATACCCGGATCCCGTTCCCGGTCGATGACGGCGGCTTCTACACCGCCGATGCGCCCGGCTTCGAAGGCGCACGCGTCATCGACGACAACGGCAAGAAGGGCGATGCCAACGACCGCGTCATCAAGGCGCTGATCGAGCGCAGCGCGCTGTTTGCGCGCGGCCGCCTGAAGCACCAGTATCCGCATTCCTGGCGCTCCAAGAAGCCGGTCATCTTCCGCAATACGCCGCAGTGGTTCGTCTATATGGACAAGGACCTGAAGGACGGCACGACGCTGCGCACCCGCGCCCTGAAGGCGATCGACGACACCCGCTTCGTTCCCGCCGCCGGCCAGAATCGCCTGCGCGCCATGATCGAGCAGCGCCCGGATTGGGTCCTATCGCGTCAGCGCGCCTGGGGCGTTCCGATCTGCGTCTTCGTCGACGAGCAGGGCGAAGTGCTGAAGGACGATGCCGTCAACCAGCGCATCCTCGATGCTTTCGATGCCGAAGGCGCCGATGCTTGGTTCGCCGAAGGCGCCAAGGAGCGTTTCCTCGGCAATGAGCATGATCCGGCCCAGTGGAAGCAGGTCATGGACATCCTCGACGTCTGGTTCGACTCGGGCTCGACCCACACCTTCACGCTGGAAGACCGCCCGGACCTGAAGTGGCCGGCCGATCTCTATCTCGAAGGCTCCGACCAGCATCGCGGCTGGTTCCATTCCTCGCTGCTGGAATCGGCGGCCACCCGCGGCCGCGCGCCCTACAACGCCGTTCTCACCCATGGCTTCACCATGGACGAGAAGGGCGAGAAGATGTCGAAGTCGAAGGGCAACGTGACCTCCCCGCAGGAAGTCATGAAGGATGCCGGCGCCGATATCCTGCGCCTCTGGGTCATGACGTCGGACTATGCAGACGACCTGCGCGTCGGCAAGACCATCATCCAGACCAATGTCGATGCCTACCGAAAGCTGCGCAACACCATCCGCTGGATGCTCGGCACCCTGGCGCATGACAAGGGCGAGACGATCGCGCTTGCCGATCTGCCGGAGCTGGAACAGCTGATGCTGCATCGCCTGGCCGAGCTCGACCAGGTCGTCCGCGAAAACTACGATGCCTTCGATTTCAAGAAGATCGCCCGCGCGCTCATCGACTTCTCGAATGTCGAGCTCTCGGCCTTCTACTTCGACATCCGCAAGGACGCGCTCTATTGCGACGCGCCGTCGAGCCTGCGTCGCCGTTCGGCACTCTATGTCATCCGCATGATCTTCGATTGCATGGTGACATGGCTGGCGCCGATGCTGCCGTTCACGACGGAAGAGGCCTGGCTGTCGCGCAATCCGTCGGCCGTCTCGGTTCACCTCGAGCAGTTCCCGGCAATCCCGGCTGACTGGAAGAACGAGGCGCTGGCGGAGAAGTGGAAGAAGGTCCGCGCCATCCGCTCGGTCGTCACCGGCGCCCTCGAAATCGAGCGCAAGGACAAGCGCATCGGTTCGTCGCTCGAAGCTGCCCCGGCCGTCCACATCGCCGATGCGGAGCTGAAGGCTGCGCTCGAAGGTCTGGATTTCTCGGAAATCTGCATCACCTCCGACATCGCGATCGATGGCGCCGAAGGTTCTGCCGATGCCTTCCGTCTGCCCGAAGTTCCGGGCGTTTCGGTCGAGCCGAAGCTGGCAGAGGGCGTCAAGTGCGCCCGTTCCTGGCGCATCACCAAGGATGTCGGCTCGGATGAGAAGTATCCGGATGTCTCCGCCCGTGATGCCGCTGCGCTTCGCGAGCTTGGACTGTAA
- a CDS encoding sodium:solute symporter family protein: MTTEINGTALSVFIFFFILVTVMGFVAARWRKPETLAHIDEWGLGGRSFGTWITWFLVGGDFYTAYTVIAVPALVYTVGAYGFFALPYTIVVYPFVFMVMPVLWKRAKDFGYVTAGDVVHGQYGSRGLELAVAATGVIATMPYIALQLVGMTAVLKALGLHGELPLAIAFIVLALYTYSAGLRAPALIAFVKDIMIYVVVIAAVALIPSKLGGYANVFASADAAFQAKGSGNLLLGGNQYVAYATLALGSALAAFMYPHTLTGIFASNSGNTIRKNAVLLPAYTLLLGLLALLGYMGHAANLQLESPNDVVPALFETLFSSWFAGFAFAAIAIGALVPAAVMSIGAANLFTRNFWKAYVNPEVSDAGEAKVAKITSLVVKIGALLVILFLPTQFALDLQLLGGIWILQTLPALVFGLYTNWFRAPGLLAGWFVGFFGGTFLVWINGLKPLQPITLGETSFTIYIGLLALVANILVAVVVNVATPAKAVMRA; encoded by the coding sequence ATGACGACTGAGATCAACGGTACGGCGCTCAGCGTCTTCATCTTCTTCTTCATCCTCGTCACCGTCATGGGCTTTGTCGCAGCCCGCTGGCGCAAGCCGGAAACCCTTGCCCATATCGACGAATGGGGTCTCGGCGGCCGCTCCTTCGGCACCTGGATCACCTGGTTCCTGGTGGGCGGCGATTTCTACACCGCCTACACGGTCATCGCCGTTCCGGCACTCGTCTACACGGTCGGTGCCTACGGCTTCTTCGCGCTGCCTTATACGATCGTCGTCTACCCCTTCGTCTTCATGGTGATGCCGGTTCTCTGGAAGCGTGCCAAGGACTTCGGCTATGTGACGGCGGGTGACGTCGTTCACGGCCAGTATGGCTCGCGCGGTCTCGAGCTCGCAGTCGCCGCAACCGGGGTCATCGCCACCATGCCCTATATCGCCCTGCAGCTCGTCGGCATGACCGCGGTCTTGAAGGCGCTCGGCCTGCATGGCGAACTGCCGCTCGCCATCGCCTTCATCGTGCTGGCGCTCTACACTTACTCGGCGGGTCTGCGCGCCCCGGCGCTCATCGCCTTCGTCAAGGACATCATGATCTATGTCGTGGTGATCGCGGCCGTAGCGCTCATCCCCTCGAAGCTCGGCGGCTATGCCAATGTCTTCGCCTCGGCGGATGCTGCCTTCCAGGCCAAGGGCTCCGGCAACCTCCTGCTCGGCGGCAACCAGTATGTCGCCTATGCGACGCTGGCGCTCGGTTCGGCGCTCGCGGCCTTCATGTATCCGCACACGCTGACCGGCATCTTCGCCTCCAACAGCGGCAATACCATCCGCAAGAACGCAGTGCTGCTGCCGGCCTATACGTTGCTCCTCGGCCTGCTGGCGCTGCTCGGCTATATGGGCCACGCCGCAAACCTGCAGCTGGAAAGCCCGAATGACGTCGTCCCGGCGCTGTTCGAGACGCTGTTTTCCAGCTGGTTCGCAGGCTTTGCCTTCGCGGCGATCGCCATCGGCGCGCTCGTGCCTGCGGCCGTCATGAGCATCGGCGCCGCCAACCTCTTCACCCGCAATTTCTGGAAGGCCTACGTCAATCCTGAGGTCAGCGATGCGGGCGAGGCGAAGGTCGCCAAGATCACCTCGCTGGTGGTCAAGATCGGCGCTCTGCTCGTCATCCTCTTCCTGCCGACGCAGTTCGCCCTCGACCTGCAGCTCCTCGGCGGCATCTGGATCCTGCAGACGCTCCCGGCGCTGGTCTTCGGCCTCTACACCAACTGGTTCCGCGCACCCGGCCTGCTCGCCGGCTGGTTCGTCGGCTTCTTTGGCGGCACCTTCCTCGTCTGGATCAACGGTCTGAAACCACTCCAGCCGATCACGCTCGGAGAGACCTCTTTCACCATCTATATCGGCTTGCTGGCCCTGGTGGCGAATATCCTGGTCGCTGTCGTCGTGAATGTCGCGACGCCTGCGAAGGCGGTTATGAGAGCTTGA
- the rsmD gene encoding 16S rRNA (guanine(966)-N(2))-methyltransferase RsmD, whose protein sequence is MRIVGGEFRGRSLAVPKSNDIRPTADRTRESLFNILSHAYPECVDGTRILDLFAGTGAVGLEAVSRGCRHALFVENSVEGRGLLWENIDALGLHGRTRILRRDATDLGTVGNLEPFNMLFADPPYGKGLGEKAMEAAAKGGWLVPGAIAVLEERSDVAVSVDPSYVFLEDRIFGDTKVHFFRYQPL, encoded by the coding sequence GTGCGGATCGTCGGCGGTGAGTTTCGCGGACGGTCGCTCGCCGTACCTAAATCCAACGACATCCGGCCGACTGCCGACCGGACGCGTGAGAGCCTGTTCAACATTCTGAGCCATGCCTATCCGGAATGCGTCGATGGCACCCGGATCCTCGATCTCTTTGCCGGTACCGGCGCCGTCGGTCTCGAAGCCGTCTCGCGCGGCTGCCGTCATGCGCTGTTCGTCGAAAACAGCGTCGAGGGCAGGGGCCTGCTCTGGGAAAATATCGATGCGCTCGGTCTGCATGGCCGCACGCGCATCCTGCGGCGTGATGCCACGGACCTCGGCACGGTCGGCAATCTCGAGCCCTTCAACATGCTCTTCGCCGACCCGCCCTATGGCAAGGGTCTGGGCGAAAAGGCCATGGAAGCGGCCGCCAAGGGCGGCTGGCTGGTGCCGGGCGCCATCGCCGTTCTCGAAGAACGCTCCGATGTTGCCGTTTCGGTCGATCCTTCCTATGTCTTCCTGGAAGACAGGATCTTTGGCGACACCAAGGTCCATTTCTTCCGCTACCAGCCGCTTTAG
- a CDS encoding type II toxin-antitoxin system Phd/YefM family antitoxin — MARRQTWRLEEAKARFSEVVRLAQSEGPQRVTVRGRESVAIISVEELDRLTKRAPAQPFVDFMESLDLDGLPLDREDDRGRDIPL; from the coding sequence ATGGCGCGCAGACAGACATGGAGACTTGAGGAAGCCAAGGCTCGTTTCAGTGAAGTCGTGCGGCTGGCCCAAAGCGAGGGACCGCAGCGAGTGACGGTGCGCGGCCGCGAGAGTGTCGCCATCATCAGCGTCGAGGAGCTCGACAGGCTGACGAAACGTGCGCCTGCCCAGCCGTTTGTCGACTTCATGGAAAGCCTCGACCTCGACGGTCTGCCGCTTGATCGGGAGGATGATCGCGGCCGGGACATTCCGCTGTGA
- a CDS encoding type II toxin-antitoxin system VapC family toxin, protein MRGWLLDTNVIAALINRNGAPSVKSWAAQADEQRMFISVLSLAKYDKGIENLPPDDENRHRYIVARDALEVRFSDRVLSMSDSAVRRWGAISGRVKRQTGHAPPVIDTMLAANAIEHELYLVTRNIRDVALSGAAVFDPWNDDPERFPLSQK, encoded by the coding sequence GTGAGGGGATGGCTTCTGGATACCAACGTCATCGCGGCGCTGATCAACCGGAACGGCGCACCCTCGGTGAAAAGCTGGGCTGCCCAGGCTGACGAACAGCGGATGTTCATCAGCGTCCTGAGCTTGGCGAAATACGACAAGGGCATCGAGAACCTTCCGCCCGATGACGAGAACCGCCACCGCTACATCGTTGCGCGTGACGCCCTGGAGGTTCGTTTCTCCGATCGTGTGCTTTCGATGAGCGACAGTGCCGTCCGCCGGTGGGGCGCTATCTCGGGGCGGGTTAAGCGACAGACAGGGCACGCTCCACCCGTGATCGATACAATGCTTGCCGCAAATGCGATCGAACACGAGCTTTATCTGGTAACGCGAAACATAAGAGATGTCGCGCTTTCGGGAGCGGCGGTCTTCGATCCCTGGAACGATGATCCGGAACGCTTTCCGTTAAGCCAAAAATGA